One Keratinibaculum paraultunense genomic window carries:
- a CDS encoding DUF6063 family protein, giving the protein MLYRQEEILEAFKIYSTLAIDGKAYKDDIRLYIADDSIRGLVNLFAKEVDCTLLVVGDFVYMIPLVTSSPFHVSNETIKQKHLPSRAVNADIYMMYIAIIILFGEFYDSYQTTEATRDFIKMEDWLNSVNDKILFLKGYDEEDLMALEQKYEYNWISIIEKWDALDDIKENVQQNARTISRMSFMNVVKRFLEEQELVEEIGNEEIQLTEKAKAIIQRYYMELEYNRGILEFIYSLEERKGENIASHIQN; this is encoded by the coding sequence ATGCTTTATAGACAAGAAGAAATATTAGAAGCTTTTAAAATATATTCCACATTGGCTATTGATGGAAAAGCTTATAAAGATGATATAAGATTGTATATTGCCGATGATTCCATAAGAGGATTGGTGAATTTGTTTGCAAAGGAAGTAGATTGTACTTTATTAGTAGTAGGGGATTTTGTATATATGATACCCTTAGTTACAAGTTCACCTTTTCATGTATCCAATGAAACTATTAAACAAAAACATTTACCTTCTAGAGCGGTAAATGCAGATATATACATGATGTATATTGCTATAATTATTTTGTTTGGGGAATTTTATGATAGTTATCAAACTACTGAAGCAACAAGGGATTTTATAAAGATGGAGGATTGGTTAAACAGCGTAAATGACAAGATATTATTTCTAAAAGGTTATGATGAAGAGGACTTAATGGCATTGGAACAAAAATATGAATATAATTGGATATCCATAATAGAAAAATGGGACGCATTAGATGATATAAAGGAGAATGTACAGCAAAATGCAAGAACTATAAGTCGTATGAGCTTTATGAATGTGGTAAAAAGGTTTTTAGAAGAACAGGAATTAGTAGAGGAAATTGGAAATGAGGAAATTCAGCTGACAGAGAAGGCAAAAGCTATTATTCAAAGATACTATATGGAGTTAGAATATAATAGAGGAATTTTAGAATTTATATATTCCCTAGAAGAAAGGAAAGGTGAAAATATTGCCAGCCATATCCAAAATTAG
- a CDS encoding replicative DNA helicase — MDVSIKNITENYKDRMERLVLFDPLYILGRKTGRDNSGKSIDYYGLGLLTLLFFFENMLIRNKKAGVLQLAEFLSELTQKEYDLNFEEYIKLAREIIQEFRPPSGKRNYREFFNWETGEEEIIQYSILKASHFDAKTNTQYYELDEQGLELIFATKEYFSEFQLSINQLILRKQLEKGEFVGALRQIDEMRMDVRNLQDKIYRIKHEIQRNIVSDETYKRYETIVDDIHFRLSRENEEFEELKSFIKDTKERLEHETHEDKMRKAYGLIIRIDKELGEVHYEHRKLLSQSIDMKTAALSAAQESLYYIGIDSFNFKDQITNKLLSTPLPLEASRTLVEPFLYLEKGEFWSPLAVFSKQRIGKKDIEGEGSSFLEPLEEWEIQEEMRIQQENFKCIMNIIMKAMDKANRITLKEVVRFIKENNKDDILEERSFYDFWILLHHISPIKIEKEENQNHTLDKVIELLDEKYKWLNVVEIAGKLQPNNRYVIKNMELILEEK; from the coding sequence ATGGATGTTTCCATAAAGAACATCACAGAAAATTACAAGGACAGAATGGAAAGATTAGTTTTATTTGACCCCCTATATATATTAGGGAGGAAAACAGGAAGAGATAATAGCGGTAAATCTATAGATTATTATGGTTTAGGACTTTTAACACTGTTGTTTTTCTTTGAAAACATGTTAATTAGAAACAAGAAAGCGGGAGTATTACAGTTAGCAGAATTCTTGTCTGAACTTACTCAAAAAGAGTATGATTTAAATTTTGAAGAGTATATAAAATTAGCTAGAGAAATAATTCAGGAGTTTCGTCCTCCAAGTGGGAAAAGAAACTATCGAGAATTTTTTAATTGGGAGACTGGAGAAGAAGAAATAATTCAATACTCCATATTGAAAGCTTCTCATTTTGATGCAAAGACCAATACCCAATATTACGAACTAGATGAACAGGGTTTAGAGCTTATATTTGCAACTAAGGAATATTTTTCAGAATTTCAGCTTTCTATAAATCAGTTAATACTTAGAAAGCAGTTGGAAAAGGGTGAATTTGTGGGGGCTTTACGTCAAATTGACGAAATGAGAATGGATGTAAGAAATTTACAGGATAAAATATATAGGATTAAACATGAAATTCAAAGAAATATTGTATCTGATGAAACCTATAAACGGTATGAAACAATAGTTGATGATATTCATTTTAGATTAAGCCGTGAAAATGAAGAATTTGAGGAACTTAAATCTTTTATAAAAGATACTAAAGAAAGATTAGAACACGAAACTCATGAAGATAAGATGAGAAAAGCTTATGGACTAATTATTAGAATAGATAAGGAATTAGGGGAAGTTCATTATGAACATAGAAAACTTTTATCTCAAAGTATAGATATGAAAACAGCAGCTTTAAGTGCTGCACAAGAATCTCTTTACTACATAGGAATTGATTCATTCAATTTTAAAGATCAGATAACCAATAAATTATTGTCAACACCTTTACCCTTAGAAGCTTCTAGAACATTAGTTGAGCCCTTTTTATATTTAGAGAAGGGAGAGTTTTGGTCGCCTTTAGCGGTATTTTCAAAGCAAAGAATAGGGAAAAAAGATATAGAGGGAGAAGGTTCTTCTTTCTTAGAACCTTTAGAAGAGTGGGAAATTCAGGAGGAGATGAGAATTCAGCAGGAAAATTTCAAATGTATAATGAATATAATTATGAAAGCTATGGATAAAGCTAATAGGATAACTTTAAAAGAAGTTGTAAGATTTATTAAGGAAAACAATAAAGATGATATACTTGAAGAAAGATCTTTTTATGATTTTTGGATATTGCTTCATCATATTTCCCCTATAAAAATAGAAAAGGAAGAAAATCAAAATCATACATTGGATAAAGTAATAGAACTATTAGATGAGAAATATAAATGGTTAAATGTAGTTGAAATTGCTGGTAAACTACAACCAAATAATAGATATGTAATTAAGAATATGGAGCTTATACTGGAGGAGAAATAA
- a CDS encoding Wadjet anti-phage system protein JetD domain-containing protein — MENMIVKYLKTYPKKTIPLSELEDLWTGKESYEDFAFVIESLVDKEILKPVKAHGVNGKSIPLYNTYRIIKTNLRKSINSQIQYFSIKFNPHIHLDIYFSLDEKEWYKDLPYIEKIHFYLKENGLPDDYATTPERSFQLVGDEKWIDEKGGKKLLERIELWDKLKITTNPDPLMLAVNPLRFKKDSHIHLVVENKAPFYALMEHIKETNFTSLIYGGGWKIASNIYRLPNQLGLDDKLHRIYYFGDIDAEGISIWYFLYEKYKIELALPFYKALLKKDYSIGKKTQQKNKKAIQKFKSYFDKELYIIDKLVQNNGYIPQEGLKQEELANVWRNSIWMFP, encoded by the coding sequence ATGGAAAATATGATCGTTAAGTATTTAAAAACTTATCCCAAAAAGACAATTCCATTAAGTGAATTGGAAGATTTATGGACGGGGAAGGAATCCTATGAGGATTTTGCATTTGTTATAGAAAGTTTAGTAGATAAGGAAATTTTAAAACCTGTAAAAGCTCATGGTGTTAATGGTAAATCTATTCCTTTATATAATACTTATCGTATAATAAAGACCAATTTAAGAAAATCTATTAATAGTCAAATTCAATATTTTAGCATTAAATTTAATCCCCATATTCATTTGGATATATATTTTTCATTAGATGAGAAAGAATGGTATAAGGATTTACCTTATATAGAAAAAATCCATTTTTATTTAAAAGAAAATGGACTCCCAGATGACTATGCTACTACTCCAGAAAGGTCCTTTCAGTTGGTAGGTGATGAAAAATGGATTGATGAAAAAGGTGGGAAGAAGCTATTAGAAAGGATTGAACTTTGGGATAAACTAAAGATAACTACCAATCCAGATCCCCTTATGTTAGCGGTTAATCCATTAAGATTTAAAAAGGATAGTCATATTCATTTAGTAGTAGAAAACAAAGCTCCTTTCTATGCTTTGATGGAACATATAAAAGAGACCAATTTTACTTCTTTAATATATGGTGGAGGATGGAAGATTGCATCTAATATTTACAGATTACCTAATCAACTAGGTTTAGATGATAAATTACATAGGATATATTATTTTGGTGATATAGATGCAGAAGGAATTTCCATTTGGTATTTTTTATATGAAAAATATAAAATAGAATTGGCATTACCCTTTTATAAGGCTTTACTTAAAAAGGATTATTCTATTGGGAAAAAGACTCAACAGAAGAATAAAAAAGCGATACAGAAATTTAAAAGTTATTTTGATAAGGAACTATATATTATAGACAAGTTGGTTCAAAATAATGGCTATATCCCTCAAGAGGGACTAAAACAGGAAGAATTGGCAAATGTTTGGAGGAATAGCATATGGATGTTTCCATAA
- a CDS encoding ABC transporter ATP-binding protein: protein MLKLNNISKTFNKGSINEQKLFNNFSLNIKDGDFISIIGSNGAGKSTLLNLISGSIEVDEGSIVLNGMDITNEGEHERCRRISRIFQDPSMGTNPSMTIYENLSMAKNKGERFGLSFLIDKDDEEYFKESLKVLGLNLEDKLNTPISQLSGGQRQSLALIMAVMGNPEVLLLDEHTAALDPKTSEIIMDITSRIVEERNITTLMVTHNIEHAIKYGNRLIMLHMGEKVVDIEGDMKSSLTKEELLSLFKNVSDKSLFV, encoded by the coding sequence ATGCTTAAGTTAAACAATATTTCAAAAACATTTAATAAAGGAAGTATAAATGAGCAAAAATTGTTTAATAATTTTTCGTTAAATATAAAAGATGGAGATTTCATATCCATAATAGGTAGCAATGGTGCAGGGAAATCCACCCTACTAAATTTAATATCTGGAAGTATAGAAGTAGATGAAGGAAGCATTGTTTTAAATGGAATGGATATAACAAATGAAGGAGAACATGAAAGGTGTAGGAGGATATCTAGAATATTTCAAGATCCATCTATGGGTACCAATCCTTCCATGACCATATATGAAAATTTATCTATGGCGAAAAACAAAGGGGAAAGATTTGGACTTAGCTTTTTAATAGATAAAGATGATGAAGAGTATTTTAAAGAATCCTTAAAGGTTTTAGGATTAAATTTAGAGGATAAATTAAATACTCCTATCTCTCAACTTTCTGGTGGACAAAGGCAATCCCTAGCATTGATAATGGCAGTTATGGGAAATCCAGAAGTATTATTATTAGATGAACATACAGCAGCATTGGACCCTAAAACTAGTGAAATTATTATGGATATTACAAGTAGGATAGTAGAGGAGAGAAATATTACTACTCTTATGGTAACCCATAATATAGAACATGCTATAAAGTATGGAAATAGATTGATAATGCTCCATATGGGGGAGAAGGTAGTAGATATAGAAGGGGATATGAAAAGTTCTTTAACCAAAGAAGAGTTATTATCATTATTTAAAAATGTAAGTGATAAAAGTTTATTTGTATGA